The segment CTTCAGGCAAAAAGGGGAAATTACAATTGAATCTTAGGGCTTTGGCTGGCAGTTTGGGCAGGTGTGGGTGCCTCGGCCTGCTACGACCGTCTTTTCGATTTCGTATCCGCATTTACGGCATGGCTCCCCTTTGCGTCCATAGACAAATAGCTCTAGCTGGAACATGCCGATTTGTCCCTGGGAGTTGACGTAAGAACGGATGGTGCTCCCTCCTTTGTCCACTGCTTCCTGGAGTGTAAGGACAATTTCACGTTGCAGCTCGATTAGCTCAGTCTCACTCAGACTGCTGGCCGTTCGTTCCGGATGGATCCCGGCACGGAATAACGCCTCATCGACATAGATATTACCTAGCCCGACCACAACTGACTGATCTAAGAGCACAGCTTTGATGTTGCGGTTTGTTTTGGCAAGTCTCTCTTTTAATAGATCTAGGTTAAATTCATCCTCAAAAGGTTCTGGTCCAAGGCTTACGAGAGATTTTGCAGCCAATTCCTCCCCTTTTTTATAAAGATGAAGGGTACCGAACTTTCTTACATCCTGATAACGCAGCTCGGTGCCATCCTCAAAATAGAAGAAAACATGTGTATGCTTATTAGCCGGCTCCTCTTTCTGGAACAAACCATATTTCCCCTCCATCCTAAGGTGGGACACCATGCAATAGTCATTGAGGTAAAATAGAAGAAATTTCCCTCTTCTGCCTATCTCAAGAATTTCCTGACCAATGAGCATCTTTTCAAAAAGAACGGCATCATCGGGTTCTTTAATCATTTTTGGCCATAATACTCTAACTTCACTGATCTTTTTGCCTTTCACAAGCTGCACCAGCGTTTTTCTGACGGTTTCAACCTCAGGTAGTTCAGGCATGGTAAAACACATCCTCTTACTTCTTGTCTGTTGTTGCTCTATTTCGCATCGTACCATGTGGAGCCATAGGAATAATCCACTTTAAGCGGAACCTTCAAATCCACCGCTTGCTCCATCACTTCCGGAACGATTTTCTTCAGTTTTTCTATTTCCTCTTTAGGGGCTTCAAATACAAGTTCATCATGCACTTGCAAAAGAACTTTCGCCTGCATGTCCTCTTCTTCCAATCTTGCAGACATGTCGATCATCGCTTTTTTGATGATGTCCGCGGCACTCCCTTGGATTGGAGTATTCATGGCTGTTCTTTCTGCAAAACTTCGCAGGTTGAAGTTGCTGCTCGTGATTTCAGGCAGATAACGGCGACGATGCAGGAGGGTCGTTACATAGCCTTTGTCCTTCGCATCGAGTACACTGTCTTCCATATATTCTTTCACACCCGGGAAACTTTCTAGGTAACGGTCAATGAACGTTTTGGCATCTTTCCGGGTAATGCCCAGGCTTTGCGAGAGACCGTAGTCACTTATACCATAAACAATCCCGAAGTTTACTGCCTTCGCCTGTCGACGCATGTTGGACGTGACTTCATTCTCAGATACATGGAAAACATCCATTGCAGTTTTTGTATGGATATCT is part of the Sutcliffiella sp. FSL R7-0096 genome and harbors:
- the mutM gene encoding DNA-formamidopyrimidine glycosylase; translated protein: MPELPEVETVRKTLVQLVKGKKISEVRVLWPKMIKEPDDAVLFEKMLIGQEILEIGRRGKFLLFYLNDYCMVSHLRMEGKYGLFQKEEPANKHTHVFFYFEDGTELRYQDVRKFGTLHLYKKGEELAAKSLVSLGPEPFEDEFNLDLLKERLAKTNRNIKAVLLDQSVVVGLGNIYVDEALFRAGIHPERTASSLSETELIELQREIVLTLQEAVDKGGSTIRSYVNSQGQIGMFQLELFVYGRKGEPCRKCGYEIEKTVVAGRGTHTCPNCQPKP